The genomic stretch CGGGGATGTACCGCGCGGGGATGTACCGCACGGGGATCGTCGCGGGAGTGAGCGCGTGTCTCGCGCTCGCCGCGTGCACGACTCCGGTGCGTGAGACTGCGCTTTCCGGCACCACGGCGAACGCTGCCGCGTTGGCCAGCCTGCCAACGCCCACTGCCGGCACGCCTTGTCATTTCTTGCGTCCCGCGTACACCGCGGCCGAGCGTCAGCTCGGCATGCACGGCAGCGTGCGCGTGGCCTACGTCATCGACGAAACCGGTCATATCGAGCGTGCCGTCGTCGTGCAGAGCAGCGGCAGCGAGCAGCTCGACGCCGCCGCGCGCAATGCGGTGGCGCAGGGCGTCTGCGCGCCGTATCGTCTGAACGGCGAGCCGCGTCGTATCTTGCAGCACACCACGTTTCGCTTCGAGGCCGGGCAGGGCAGCGCGCTGGGGGCGCTGCCGTTGCACGGCGACGACGATATCGCGGCACTCGCGATGGCGCCGCAGCGGCCGCCTGAACTCGCCGCGCGGCCGCAGCCGTGGCAACCCGAGCCAGGGCTTGCCGCGCCTTCTGTCACGCCGCCGGCCGTGCCGCCCATGCCCGCGTTGTCGCTGGACGAAGCGTTGCGCGACGCGATCTTCGATCGCATGGGCATTCCGCCCGGTTCGCCCAAGGCCACGCTGGTGATGAGCTGGACCCGGCGTATCACCGAAGATCCCGACACCGGACGCTTTCTCGGCAAAGGACCGACCCACGCAAACGTTTTCGCGTTGAGCCCGCCATTACGCGCGGTGTTCTTCACCGAGGCCATGTTGCGTTTGACGCCCGAGCAGCGCGCCACGATGTTCACGCTGATCGCGCAGGCCTTCAACAACGCACCGGCGGATTGCGGCGGTGTGAAGAGCGTAGCGGTCGTGCTCTCGCGCAACCTGCAATGGTCGCAACTCTCCGAAGCCGATATCGACGCGTATTTCAGCGTGATCTACGCAATGTTCAAGCAGTCGGCGTTGCAGAGTCCCGAGGCGAAAGTGGGCGTGCAGCAGGGCATGGAAGGACGGCAGGCGATTCTGGACACGCTCAAGAACGAGTTGCGTAGCGACCCGCAAGCCACGCGCATCCTCGCCGCGTCGCTTGCGAGCGGTGCGAGCGAGTCGCCCGCGCTGTGGTGCGCGAAGATGCGCATCATCAATCACGCGGTGATCACGGCGCCGCAGCCGTATCGCGACTGGTTCATCGTCAATATGGAAATGGACTCGCTCGAAAAGTATCAAACGCTCGCGCGACGCAGCGCGCCCGCCGCGCAGCCGAACGTCGCGGAGCCGAACGTCGCGCCCGAGGATTATTCCTCGCGCGTGCAGCGGCGCGTGCGGCCCAACGTCGTCTGGGCGGGCCCGATCGACGGCCTGCAAACCTCGATCCGGGTGATTTGCGCGCCCAACGGCACACTGCTCTCGGCCATGGTCACGCATGGCAGCGGCAACGCGGCGTGGGACGCGGCGGCGCTGCAAGCGGTGCAGCACTCGGACCCGATGCCGGTCGACGCGAGTGGTCATGCGCCACGGCAATTCGTCATCACGTTGCGGCCGGTGGGTTGATTCACGGGGAAGTCCGCCCGCGGCGCGCTGTTTAAGCGCCGCGAGTTGCAGCGATTTCGCACTCTCGTTCGTAGCGTTTTTTCGCAGGTGTCATCTTTTGGCCCCAAAAATTTCACGCGAAAGACTGAAGCGACCGGCCTATGTTGCCGATATCCGGGGAAATGTCTTCGGTTTCCTTCGATCAATGGCTCGTTCCCGTTCCAGACCGGTCAGGCGCACTCACGCCACTCCCATGATTGGGAAAATGCTGCCATTGTCAGACGACACGGTGCGGCAGCGGCTGATCGGCTATCACATGATGCTCGCCAACCTGCGCAACCAGTGCGGCGATCTCGCGCATTTCGTCACCATCGCGAAGGTGGTCGTGAGCGCGTCGCATTTGTTCGACGCCGGTTACGGCCATGCTTGTCTCGAAGGGCTGACCGAAGCGCACGACGCGCTCGAGCGCAACGTGCGCGCTTCGGTCGAGCGCGGCGTCTGGGGTATCGACGAAATCACGTTCGAATTGTTCGCCGACCTGCTCACGCTTTACGAAGCGCAATTGCGCGAGGCGCCCGCCCAGGCGGTGACGCTCGCGCTGGAGAACACGGCGCTCAGCCGTGCCGATTCGGTACGGCCCATTCATCGCGAGCGCCTGGCCGCCGCGCAGGCCGGGTCGCCGGTGGCCGCACACGACAACGCGGCCGCGCCCGGCGTGATGGCGCCGGACCACGGCCGCGTGGATATTGCGAATGCGGCTTGAGGCCTCGATCGTTATCTTCTGACCACGCCCATGATGAGCGTGACGAGGAAGATCACGAGGAAGATGAAGAACAACACTTTCGCAATGCTGGCGGCGCCCGCCGCAATACCGCCAAAGCCGAGTGCCGCGGCAATGATCGCGACGATAAAAAAGACCAGCGCGTAATAAAGCATGATGGACCTCCGTCGCCCAGACGATTTTCGGGTCGTACCGTGCGAGTGCCGGAATGGCCCGGCGGCGCACGATGCGTGCGAGGCAGTGCGCAAAACGCGTGCCGCGTTTTAAAGCAGAAATCGGTAAAAATGGGGACGTGAAAAAACAACGTTAATCGTGTTTCAACGAAAAATTCGGGCAATTTGGCGGTTTGCCCTGGTTTTAGGCCCAATTCGGCTTTTTGCGCGCCGCGCAATGCGGGCATAATGCGAATGGAGCAGTACGAATAAAAAGGGTCGAGGTCGCTTTACCCGGTTTTCATTCGGATTAATTGCGGCCCGCAATTAGCACTCGATCATTGCGTTGAATTCGAACGGTTTTATCTCGCGATTCAACGCAGAGCGATATCCCCGCCACGAACGCGCAACGCGTTCGCCTGCCCCAATCCCTACATGTGTTTTCGGACGTCCATGGGTGCGTCCGTTCAGGAATTGATTGATGAAACCGGCAAGGAATTCATTGTGGTCGCGTGTCGGCCGCCATGTGGCGTTTGGTGTGACGGCGACCGCGCTCGCGGCGACGATTGGTCTCCTGTATTACCGCCATGAAGCGCGTATTGCGCAAACGCCGCCGCCCGCGTTGACGGGCGTGGCCAATGAGATGCGCCACGACGCGGCGGCATGGACGCACCAGGAAAAAGACGCTTCGGCCATGCTGCGCGATATCCATACGCGCGACGTGGCGGCTATTGGCGTGAGTCGCGACGCGATTCTCGTCTCCACGCTCGAAGGCGAAAAATACTATGTGGCCGACCACAACGGCACGTTCTCGAGCGTGCTGCTGTTCGGCGACCTGAAGCCGGGCGCCGACACGCCGTATCAACTCGTCTGGCTGCCCGACGCCCAGGTGCATACGGGCGCGGCGCGCTGGGCCGAGGCCTTCGAGCGCCTGCGCGACATCATCAGCCTCCTGTTGCCCATTCTGCTGATTGGCGGCGTGGCGTGGTTCATGCGCCGCGAAATGACGGGCGGCGCGCGCCTGCTGAGCAAGACGCCCACGCTGCGTTTCGACGACGTGATCGGCGCGGGCGAAGCGAAGGCCGCGCTCGCCGACGTGCGCGCGTGGCTCACCGAACCCACGCAATTCACCGGCATGGGCGTGCGCGCCCCGTGCGGCATCCTCATGACGGGCGGGCCCGGCGTGGGCAAGACGCGTCTCGCGCAGGCGCTCGCGGGCGAGTGCGGCGCGAACTTCATTGCGATCACGGGCAGCTATTTCAGCGCGAAGTACTACGGCGTGGGCATCCAGAAGGTCAAGCACCTGTTCGAGCTCGCGCGCAAGAACGCGCCCACGGTGATCTTCATCGACGAAGCCGACGGTCTCGGCAAACGCACCGACACGGGCGGCGGTCCCGTGGAAGCGGAAAGCAACCGCATCATCAATCAACTGCTCGCGGAGATGGACGGGTTCGCCTCGAACGAAGGCGTGATCATCGTGGCGGCCACGAATCATCCGGAGAATCTCGACGAAGCGTTGCGCCGTCCCGGCCGCTTCGACCGCACGGTGCCGGTGCGCTTGCCCGACGTGGAAGATCGCGCGGAAATCCTGCGCTTTTACGCGGCGAATCTGAAAACGCACGGCAACGCGATCGACTTCGATCAGCTCGCGCGTCTGACCACGGGTCTTTCACCCGCCACGCTTTCGATGATCGTGAACCAGGCCGGACTTGTCGCGCGTAAAGCGGGCGCGAAAGCGGTGAGCGCCGAGCACTTCATCGAGGCGATCAAGATCGCGCGGATCGGCGACGTGAATGGCGCGGAGCGCGCGCTGTCCGACGACGAACGCACGCGGATCGCGATTCACGAAGCGGGCCACGGTCTCGTGGCGGCGCTGCTCGACACGGGCGTGCTGGAAGAAGTGACGATCCTGCCGCGCGGCGGCGCGCTCGGCGTGGCGCTCATCACGAAGCGCCAAGACAAGTACCTGTACCGCGAAACGGAAATGCGCAACGAAATCCAGGTGCTGCTGGGCGGGCGCAATGCCGAACTGCTGATGTTCAACGAGGCATCGAGCGGCGCCGCGTCGGATTTGCAGGAGGCTTCGCGTATCAGCCTCGACATGGTGTCGAAGCACGGCTTCAACGCCGACGGCAATCTCTTCAGCCTCGCGGCGCTGCCGCAGCAATACGCGGGCTTGCAATTGAAGAACGCGATCGAGCATGCGAACGCGTTGCTGCACGATCTCAACGACGCGTGTTTCGCGTTGCTGCGCGCGAACGAACCGGTGTTGCGCGCCATTGCCGACCAGTTGCTCGAATCGGAAACGGTGCCGGGCGAAACGGTGTATCGCCTGATTCGCGAGCATGCGGCCGCGGTCGAGCGCGCGCAAACGCCGGTCATCGCGCAAGAGGCGGCGTAAGCGCAAAGCGGGGCGTCGGCAAGGTCAACTAAAAAATCACGCAGCACGCTCACGGCGTGCCTCTCGCGAGGCACGCCGTTTTTCATGGGGCCGAGGCGCGGCATGGACAACGTTTGCGAGCACATGAACTTCGCTACTGGTAGTCTGTCGACGATTAAGTCGTAGCAGCGATCAGGTGGGTCCATGTCCAAACGTATTTTGCTTGTCGACGACGATCGCGATATCACGGACGCCGTCGCCATGCTCCTCGAATTCGAAGGCCACGAAGTGCGCAGCGTCAACGACGGCGCGAGCGCGTTGCAGGCGGTCCAGTCGTTCGTGCCCCATGTGGCGTTTCTCGACTGGCGACTGCCCGACATGAGCGGCGCGGAACTCGCCGCGCGTCTCAAGGCGCACCCCGGCGTTGCGCAAACGCGCTTCGTGCTGCTCTCCGGCTTCGTCGCGCCGGAAGCGTTCGAGCGCGCCGCTGGCGGTGGCGCCGGCACCCCGTCCGATGGGGCACCTCTCAGCGAGTTCGACAAAACTCTGACGAAACCCGCAAGCATCGAAGACCTGCTGTCCTGTCTTTGAGCGCTGGCGGCACGGGAATGCCGTTTGCTCGCCCGATGGAATTCGGCGTGGGGTCGCGCACTTCCGGTCGCGCGCACGATTGCAATCATTCCTCGCGCCGTATTTCGTTCACCTGTGTTTTTGCCATGAGTTCGATCGACTTGACGACGCCTCCCAACGTGCAATGCCCCGGCTGGCAGGGCGAAATGGCGCAGCGTATCGCCGCGTTCGACTGGAGCGGTACGTCGCTCGGCCGGCGCGAGACGTGGTCGCCGAGTCTCGTCGCCGCGGTGCAGTTGCTGCTCGCCTCGCCGTCCCCGCTCGTCATGCTGTGGGGGCAGGAAGGCTCGATGATTTACAACGACGCCTATGCCGTGTTCGCGGGCGGCCGCCATCCGTTTCTGCTCGGCAAGCCGGTGGAAGTGGGCTGGCCCGAGGTGGCGTCGTTCAATCGCAACGTGGTGGATACCTGTCTCGCGGGCGGCACGCTCACGTTCAAGGACAAGCAACTCGTGCTGTATCGCGAGGGCAGCGCCGAAGACGTGTGGATGGACCTGAGCTACAGCCCCGTGATCGAGGACGACGGCCGGCCCGCGGGCGTGATCGCCATCGTCTTCGAAACCACGGAAAAGATTCTCGCGGAGAAGAAGCGTCAGCAGGCCGAAGAGGCGCTGCTGCAACTCACGCAAACGCTCGAGCACCGCGTGGCGACCGAAGTGAGCGCGCGCGTTTCGATGGAAGAGCGCCTGCGCCAGGCGCAGAAGCTCGAAGCGATCGGCAGTCTCACGGGCGGCGTGGCGCACGACTTCAACAACGTGCTGCAGGTCATCTCCGCGAATCTGCAACTCATCGAACTGGCGACGAAAAGCAACGAGGCGCTGCAACGGCGCGTGGCCGCGGTGGGCACGGCCGTGGCGCGCGGCGCGAAGCTCGCCTCGCAACTGCTCGCGTTCGCGCGGCGCCAGCCGCTCGCGCCCGCCGTGTTGCGGCCCACCGAACTGGTGGACGGCATGAGCGAAATGTTGCGCCGCACTTTGCCCGAAACCATCGCGCTCGATATTCCCGTGCGCGACGACGCCTGGAATATCTACGCCGATCGCAACCAGCTCGAAAGCGCGCTGCTCAATCTCGTGATCAATTCGCGCGACGCGATTCAGGCCACGGGATCGATCGCCATTCGCATCGACAACGTCGACGCGCAACGCGACGCGCGCGCCACTCATGCGGGCGTGCCGCCGGGCGAGTACGTGCGGCTCTCGGTGGGTGACACCGGCAGCGGCATGCCCACGCACGTGAAGGCGCGCGTGTTCGAGCCGTTCTTCACGACCAAGGCGGAAGGCAAGGGCACGGGGCTCGGCTTGAGCATGGTGTTCGGTTTCGTCTCGCAGAGCGCGGGCTTCGTCGACATTCAAAGCGCAGAAGGCGAGGGCACGGCCGTCGACCTGTATTTTCCGCGCAGTCTCGCCGCGGAACCGCGCGCGCCGCAGTCAGCGGTATCGAGAGAGATTCGCGGCGGCGAAACGATCCTCGTGGTCGAAGACGACGCCGGCGTGCGCATTGCCGCCATCGACATGCTCGCGCAGCTCGGCTACAAGGTGCTCTCCGCGCAGGACGGCGACGCCGCGCTCGCGATCGTGCAAAGCGGCCAGCATATCGACCTGCTGTTCACCGACGTGGTGATGCCGGGGACCGTGCGCAGCAGCGAACTCGCGCGCATCGCGAGCGGGTCGCCGTACAACGCGCGCGTGCTGTTCGCCTCGGGCTACACGCGCGACATCATCTTCCACGACGGCAAGCTCGACGAGGGCGTGGCGCTCATCGGCAAGCCGTACCGGCTGGACGACCTCGCCAGCGCCGTGCGCGACGCGCTCGAAGCCGCGCATGCCGTGCCTTCCGTGGCGCCGCGCGCGAACGAGGAACAGGTGGCGGCGCAGACCCAAACCCAAGCGCAGACGCCAACCCCGCCGCCGCAATCGCACGCGGCGGGCTGACGCGCAGCGCGCGGACGCATGCCACTATTTCAGCGTGACCGCGAAGCCGCCGGGCGCGGTGGTGTGCAAGGCGCCGTCGTCGCCGGGTGTGACGGCCGCGCACCAGTGCTGGGTTTCCGCAGGCCAATGCACGGTGAGGCAATAATTGCCGCCAGCGTCGACGCTCCATTCCGCCTGCGCCGTCTTGCTGTGGCTTTTGCTGAAGCGCGCGTCGGCGAAACGCGTGACGAGCGCCGTGCCGTCGGCGTCGTTTTTCCAGCGCAACAGCAAGCCGCGGCTGTTCACATAACTGCCTTCCGTGCCGGCGATGCGTTTGACGAGCGCCTCGCGATCCAGAGACGTGGCCGACGCGGCATCCGTTTGCGCCGATGCCGCGAGCGGAGCGCCTGCCGCCGCCGCTGCGGCCACCCCGGCTACGACGCGCGCCATCGCATTGCCGCGACGCCCGCGGCGGCTTCCATTCGAATGTGACATCGGCAGATTCCCGTGACGGGAGGCACCCGGTTGAACGACTCGACACGCACCACCCGCACCCTACGATGATTCGCGCCGCCGCGAAAGCCGTGGCAAACGCGGATCCCGCAGACGTTTCGGACCACGGATCAATGGCCGATGCGTCGGGCGGCATTCTTCCGTGACACGCAAAAATCGTTGCGCGCGCATCGACCTCGCCATGCGCGTCGAGGACGCTGCGAGCGCCGAAGGGTGGCGCGGAAGCGGCCAAAGCCCGATAATGGCACGGTCGTCATGTGGAATCGCATAAATTCAAGCCGCATAAATCCGCATGCGACGATCCGCGCAGTTCGAGGCGGCGCCAGCGAGTTCGGGGACTCGCCATGCGTGCCGCCCGGCAGCCTTGCGCCATCGCGTCAGCCTCCCTGAATGCCGCATGCCCGCGCTGAGGCCGGATTGCGGACGCCCGACGGTGTCGCCATTGAATAGTCCGAACGAAATTTACTCCTTGCCGCGCAGCCGCCTTGCGCGCTGGCTCGCGGCGCCGGGCGAGCAAACGCCGCGCGATATTCGCGTCGCGCTCGTCGGCACGTTGTTCGGAACCCTGCCGATTTTCTTCGGCGGCGTCTTCAACACCATCGCCGTGGCGGGTGTGCTCGTGCGGCGTCATCCCACGCTGCCGTTCAAGGTCTGGTTTTTCGCCGAAGTCACGGTGTGCGTGCTGCGCTTCATCGTGCTGCTGATCTCGCGGCGCCGCGCGGCGGCGGGCCGGTCCACGCCCACCGATCTCTATCTGCTGCTTGCGCCGCTGTGGGGCGCGACGGTCGGCTACGGCGCCTTCGTGAGCGCGGTGAGCGGCGACTGGGTGGCGGCCACGCTGTCGTTTCTCTCGGCGGCGGCCATGGTGGGCGGCATCTGCTTTCGCAATTTCGCCGCGCCGCGTCTCGTCGCGGTCATGATCTTCCTCTCGCTCGGACCGTGCTGCCTGGGCGCGCTGGTCGCGCACGAACCGGTGCTGCTGCTCACGCTGCTGCAAATTCCGTTCTACCTGTTCGCGATGAGCGTGGCGGCGCAGCGCCTGAACGGCCTGCTCATCTCGACGATGAAGGCCGAGCGCGAGCACAGCCATCGCGCGCGCCACGACGCGCTCACGGGCCTGCTCAACCGCGAAGGGTTGTTCCGCGCCGCGAATCGCGTGGGCTCGACGCCTATCGCGGCGGGCTCGACCGTGCTGTTCGTCGACCTCGACGGCTTCAAACTCGTCAACGACGCGCACGGTCACGAAGCGGGCGACCTGCTGCTCGTGCAGGTCGCGCTGCGCCTGCGCTCGCTCGCGGGCAAGGACGCGCTGATCGCGCGGATGGGCGGCGACGAGTTCGTCATCATCGACTGTCCTTCCGTGCGGCCCGCGCATGAACTCGCGGCGCTCGTGACCGAAGCGATCGAGCGGCCGTTCGACCTCGCGCCCGGCTTGCTGGTCAAGGTCGGTGCGAGCGTCGGGCTGGCCACGGTGACCGAGGCCTCCGCCGACGTCGATCAGGTGCTGCGTCACGCCGACATGGCGATGTACGCGGCCAAACGCCAGAAAGCGTTCGCGCGCCGGCACGCGGAAACGGCGGGGAAGACGGCCGACGGCGTGGCCGCGTCACCGCTTTCGTCCTCGTATTTGTCGCCGGAACAAGGCGATTAGCCGGCCGCTTCAAGGGTTTGGAACGGGCTTTAAAGCGCGCGAGTTAAATCGTTTCTTGCACGAAAACGTTTGCAGAATTCGAATGACGCTGGAATCGCGCAAGACCGAACCGGTAATACGGCGCAAAGGCGCTCCCTTGCGAAGTCGTTCATACGGTATTGCATTTGCTTATCGCCACGGGACTGCGTCGCCCCGCTTCGCATAAACATGACTAAAGCGGGAGAATTCGTGCAAGCCTTATCCAGCAAGGCTTGGCGAGCCATACGCCGCAGCGGCACACGGGGTTTAAACGCGTTGCGCACGCGCAGACACGCATCGCATCTGGTTAACCCGTGCTGGATTTGGGGGCGCGCCATCTTTATCGTCGTGCGAATTCCGCTTTGAATCAAGGATCAATCGCATGACCCAACATTCGCCGTTGACCGGCATTTCTTCGATGGCAACGCGGCTCGTGCTGGCCGATCTCGTGCAGGCCTGGCAGGCGCAGGGCGGCGCACCGGTGCAGATCGAATCGGTGGGCGGCGTGGAAGCCGCGCGCCGCGTGACGGAGGGCGAAGCGTTCGATCTCGTGATCCTCGCCGACGACGCGCTCGCGAAGCTCGCCAGCGCCGGTCACGTCGATCTGGCCACGCGCGTGGATCTCGCGCGTTCGGCCATCGCGTTCGCCGTGCGCGCGGGTACGCCGCATCCCGACCTGAGCCGCGACGAAGCCGTGCGCGCCGCCGTGCTCGCCGCGCGGCGCGTGGGTTATTCGACCGGCCCGAGCGGCACGCATCTCTCGAAGCTGCTGGAGCGCTGGGGCATTGCGCAGGAGATGGCGTCGCGCCTCGTGCAGGCGCGCCCGGGCGTGCCCGTGGCGTCGCTCGTCGCGCAAGGCGAGGTCGATCTGGGCCTGCAGCAGGTCAGCGAACTCGTGAACGTGGATGGCGTGGAGATCGTGGCGGCGCTGCCAGCCACGGTGCAACGCGTGACGACGTTTTCGGCGGCCTGCGCGGCCACCTCGCCCGAGGCGCGCCGCGCGCTGGCGGCCGCTTTCCTCGCGTTTGCCGCCGCCCCCGCGAACGACGCGATTCGCGAGCGTCACGGCATGGAGGCGCCGCTGCGCGCGTGAACGGCGCGTGTGGCGGGTGGTGTGCGGCAAGCGGCGCGCGGCAAGCGGTGCGCGACTAGCGGCGCGCGGCAAGCGGTGCGCGACCAGCGGTGCGCGGCAAGGGTACGTTTGCTGAAAGCCGTTATCGCAGCAGCGCGGCCCACGCGGACACGTCGTCGCCACTGCTGATTTTCGGATCGGCGAGACCGTCGACCATGAAGGTCGGCGAAACGTGAATGCCGTTTTGGCGCGCGTATTTCGCGTGCCATTTGATCTCGCGATCGAGATCGGGAATTTCGAACGCCTCGCGCAGTGCCACGCCGCTGTACTGCTCGATGCGCGCGATGATGTCGTTGGGCGTGGCGTCGCGGTTCGCGCCGCCGCAGTGGTGCGTGAACTCGAACGCTTCGCGATGCGCCGCCACGGCCGCCATCACCTGCTTCGCTGCTTCCTTGCCGCCCGGCAAGGTGGAGGCCGCGAGAATGCAGCGCACG from Paraburkholderia acidisoli encodes the following:
- a CDS encoding DUF1328 domain-containing protein → MLYYALVFFIVAIIAAALGFGGIAAGAASIAKVLFFIFLVIFLVTLIMGVVRR
- a CDS encoding PAS domain-containing hybrid sensor histidine kinase/response regulator yields the protein MAQRIAAFDWSGTSLGRRETWSPSLVAAVQLLLASPSPLVMLWGQEGSMIYNDAYAVFAGGRHPFLLGKPVEVGWPEVASFNRNVVDTCLAGGTLTFKDKQLVLYREGSAEDVWMDLSYSPVIEDDGRPAGVIAIVFETTEKILAEKKRQQAEEALLQLTQTLEHRVATEVSARVSMEERLRQAQKLEAIGSLTGGVAHDFNNVLQVISANLQLIELATKSNEALQRRVAAVGTAVARGAKLASQLLAFARRQPLAPAVLRPTELVDGMSEMLRRTLPETIALDIPVRDDAWNIYADRNQLESALLNLVINSRDAIQATGSIAIRIDNVDAQRDARATHAGVPPGEYVRLSVGDTGSGMPTHVKARVFEPFFTTKAEGKGTGLGLSMVFGFVSQSAGFVDIQSAEGEGTAVDLYFPRSLAAEPRAPQSAVSREIRGGETILVVEDDAGVRIAAIDMLAQLGYKVLSAQDGDAALAIVQSGQHIDLLFTDVVMPGTVRSSELARIASGSPYNARVLFASGYTRDIIFHDGKLDEGVALIGKPYRLDDLASAVRDALEAAHAVPSVAPRANEEQVAAQTQTQAQTPTPPPQSHAAG
- a CDS encoding response regulator, with product MSKRILLVDDDRDITDAVAMLLEFEGHEVRSVNDGASALQAVQSFVPHVAFLDWRLPDMSGAELAARLKAHPGVAQTRFVLLSGFVAPEAFERAAGGGAGTPSDGAPLSEFDKTLTKPASIEDLLSCL
- a CDS encoding substrate-binding domain-containing protein, producing the protein MTQHSPLTGISSMATRLVLADLVQAWQAQGGAPVQIESVGGVEAARRVTEGEAFDLVILADDALAKLASAGHVDLATRVDLARSAIAFAVRAGTPHPDLSRDEAVRAAVLAARRVGYSTGPSGTHLSKLLERWGIAQEMASRLVQARPGVPVASLVAQGEVDLGLQQVSELVNVDGVEIVAALPATVQRVTTFSAACAATSPEARRALAAAFLAFAAAPANDAIRERHGMEAPLRA
- a CDS encoding GGDEF domain-containing protein, translated to MNSPNEIYSLPRSRLARWLAAPGEQTPRDIRVALVGTLFGTLPIFFGGVFNTIAVAGVLVRRHPTLPFKVWFFAEVTVCVLRFIVLLISRRRAAAGRSTPTDLYLLLAPLWGATVGYGAFVSAVSGDWVAATLSFLSAAAMVGGICFRNFAAPRLVAVMIFLSLGPCCLGALVAHEPVLLLTLLQIPFYLFAMSVAAQRLNGLLISTMKAEREHSHRARHDALTGLLNREGLFRAANRVGSTPIAAGSTVLFVDLDGFKLVNDAHGHEAGDLLLVQVALRLRSLAGKDALIARMGGDEFVIIDCPSVRPAHELAALVTEAIERPFDLAPGLLVKVGASVGLATVTEASADVDQVLRHADMAMYAAKRQKAFARRHAETAGKTADGVAASPLSSSYLSPEQGD
- a CDS encoding AAA family ATPase, encoding MKPARNSLWSRVGRHVAFGVTATALAATIGLLYYRHEARIAQTPPPALTGVANEMRHDAAAWTHQEKDASAMLRDIHTRDVAAIGVSRDAILVSTLEGEKYYVADHNGTFSSVLLFGDLKPGADTPYQLVWLPDAQVHTGAARWAEAFERLRDIISLLLPILLIGGVAWFMRREMTGGARLLSKTPTLRFDDVIGAGEAKAALADVRAWLTEPTQFTGMGVRAPCGILMTGGPGVGKTRLAQALAGECGANFIAITGSYFSAKYYGVGIQKVKHLFELARKNAPTVIFIDEADGLGKRTDTGGGPVEAESNRIINQLLAEMDGFASNEGVIIVAATNHPENLDEALRRPGRFDRTVPVRLPDVEDRAEILRFYAANLKTHGNAIDFDQLARLTTGLSPATLSMIVNQAGLVARKAGAKAVSAEHFIEAIKIARIGDVNGAERALSDDERTRIAIHEAGHGLVAALLDTGVLEEVTILPRGGALGVALITKRQDKYLYRETEMRNEIQVLLGGRNAELLMFNEASSGAASDLQEASRISLDMVSKHGFNADGNLFSLAALPQQYAGLQLKNAIEHANALLHDLNDACFALLRANEPVLRAIADQLLESETVPGETVYRLIREHAAAVERAQTPVIAQEAA
- a CDS encoding TonB family protein: MKALTGMYRAGMYRTGIVAGVSACLALAACTTPVRETALSGTTANAAALASLPTPTAGTPCHFLRPAYTAAERQLGMHGSVRVAYVIDETGHIERAVVVQSSGSEQLDAAARNAVAQGVCAPYRLNGEPRRILQHTTFRFEAGQGSALGALPLHGDDDIAALAMAPQRPPELAARPQPWQPEPGLAAPSVTPPAVPPMPALSLDEALRDAIFDRMGIPPGSPKATLVMSWTRRITEDPDTGRFLGKGPTHANVFALSPPLRAVFFTEAMLRLTPEQRATMFTLIAQAFNNAPADCGGVKSVAVVLSRNLQWSQLSEADIDAYFSVIYAMFKQSALQSPEAKVGVQQGMEGRQAILDTLKNELRSDPQATRILAASLASGASESPALWCAKMRIINHAVITAPQPYRDWFIVNMEMDSLEKYQTLARRSAPAAQPNVAEPNVAPEDYSSRVQRRVRPNVVWAGPIDGLQTSIRVICAPNGTLLSAMVTHGSGNAAWDAAALQAVQHSDPMPVDASGHAPRQFVITLRPVG
- a CDS encoding DsbA family protein yields the protein MTPHSAATPAWKADALTWGHGPRVFEMFLEPTCPYSVRAFNKIDALLQEAGADNITVKIRLQSQPWHMYSGVIVRCILAASTLPGGKEAAKQVMAAVAAHREAFEFTHHCGGANRDATPNDIIARIEQYSGVALREAFEIPDLDREIKWHAKYARQNGIHVSPTFMVDGLADPKISSGDDVSAWAALLR